The window CATGCTATATATAAAATAAGCAGGCGTCAACAGATGCATGCATGCGAGTTCAAAGGAAAAAGTTGACGACGTCAGAAGCTGCTGATGCCAAAGGAGGCCCGAATAGTTTGCCCATATCATTTTCTTCGCATAGATGGAGTGTCTCCCCGTCTCTCCTGCGTTTTTCACCATCATGTTGACGCGTGAAACATAAAAAGAGTTTGACGTATTCGGATAATAAGCGCCAGACCGAGGCGTATATTTTAaactattaaaatattaaatgaacAAATCCTTTATTTTGAAGGCTGCAAATTTCTACATTACTTCATCCGTTTTAATCTCAACCGCTCAGCTTTTTGATTGGAAAATACATGtcaaattataattatgaatGGTTGAGATAAAAAGAGAAATTAAAATTGGAAGCTTTCGAGGGACCTCCCATAGCTTTTGGGGCCTATAGAAATGCATCAAGTTTGTTCGGTGGACTTGGGTCAAAATAATTTGCGATCATGTGATCCTTTGAATGGTAGATGTTGAAAGGGAGTTTGTGGTGATTGCCTGCCACATAAATCCCTATATCTTTGATACATGACATTCATTGTATTGGATCATCCATGAACTCTTTCGAACTCCAATGTAATAATCTTAGATTGTACTATAGAAAAGACTCTCAAATATAGTTAgatctaaatatttttatatttcattcTCTCCAATACAATCTTATAAGGTTCAACTTCAAAAATAATTGTTCAACACCATTTCATCTTAAGATAAACATGAAATAAAATCTAGATAGGCTTCGGATCAACATCCAAGTTAGGACAATGAAAAtctgaattaatatttttaaattaaaaaatatatatataaaatttattgaACTGGAAAGGTAAATATTCAATTCTATCTCGTTATAATTGACGAGTCCGATCAAAATGGATCGATTAAATTATTAAGCTGACACCGCATCCGCCTGAGTTCCCATCCACATACATTCCACAAACGTAACTCGCCGGGTTCCCTATCGAAGTACGTCCCCAACCTGCACGTTGCCACCAGCGTCATGTGACCACACATCTCGTCAAAGACTGGCCACCGTACGATCAAATCATGCGCATTCCATCTTTCATTTCATTTCTCCGGTAGACGCCACGTGCGACACGTATTGTAGAGTCCGTTCACGTTACGAAACCTCACTGCATCCTTTTTTACAGATAAAAACcttaaagatatatatttttttttcagattCCTCCTTATAATCCTTTCCTTTTATGGGGAAAGAGAATGACGCCTCCTccaaagagaggaagaggaggaggaggaggaggaagctatATCAATCAACTTGACACCCTCGATGGCAGCAACAGCATCAGCAGAAAGAGGATAACGGGACTTCCTCCATCCTTGCAGCCTCAGCAGAAGAACTGTGTATGCCATCCATGGCTTCTGACAGAAGGATTTGTGTTGGGACTCATCCTCTTCCCAAGAAATCTCCGTCATCCGTTTCTTTCTGCAACAAAACTGGACGATGGTTTGAACAAAAGCTTCCTTCGATCCTCCCGTTTCAAGAAGCAATCTTTGAGCTTTCTCAGTCACAACTAATGAACCTCAAGTCTTCTTCCGTGTTACTGACACCATGGCATAACAGGCATTTTCTTCGCAGGCTGTTTCCCAACTGGCCAACATTGGTTGCAAGTCGAGAAAATGCCTACTCTGCTTGGTTTAAGAAAAGTTAATACGTGCTTCAAATGTTTCTCGATAATTAGATCTATATATCATCCAACTGGTAATCTGCCACACACTGTTTCGGATTTAGCATAAAATGAAAATATGATGTATTAGGAcatacatatggaacatttttatTGCAAAATACATGAATATGTATTATGCAAATAACGTTAATGCGTACAGATTATTTGTCACTGCCAGGCTTTTATTTACGAGAATAATTATCTTGTCTGAGCATTCATGTTCAGATAAGGTATTGTGCATAGTATCCATCAAACCCCATCTCACCATTACAAACATATAATTTGAGACACTAAACTAAATTAATCCTgaggtaaaaaataataataataattatctaaaaaGTTGATGCATTGttgctttttctttttgctttGTTGGGACCCAACGAGAAATCCATAAGAAACAAATTTGAGGGGCACAAGCAATCAGGCTTGTACGCTGCAATGGGGGGCGTTTTTGCAAAAAGGAACAACAAGAGTTTGGATTTAAAGAGAGGCCCACGACAATTGGACGGTATAAGTGGCTCGCACCCCTTATGATTGGCTGAAGGGAAAAGAGGAACCGCGGCGTAGGTACTTCGCccggtcgagagagagagagggagagggagagcgaTCCAGTCAATGGAGACCCACTCCTCCTCTGCCTCCGGTGGCGGAGTGGCACGGGTGGCCAGCAGCAGCAGCCTCGGCGGGGGTGGGGGCCGCGCCGTGAAGGTGATCCCGCTGCAGAACCCGGCGCCGCCCTCCCCCTACCTGCAGTCGGCGGCGCTCGCCTCACGGTGGGCGGAAAAGGTCCGGGGCATGTCGGCCCTCGCGTGGCTGGAACTCCTCCTCCCCTGCTCCCGGTGGATACGGACGTACCGGTGGCGGGAGTCGCTCCAGGCCGACCTGATGGCTGGCATCACCGTCGGCGTCATGCTCGTCCCTCAGGTTTTTCCCTCCCCCCACTTCTCTTTCCTTCTCTTGGTCCGATCCCATACAACCTGGTCCAACGTCGCCGATGCTGTTCCCTTCTACTTCCGTCCGTAAAGCAATAGAGGAAGTAGCTATCTCGATACGTTTCCTTCTCTTCGCATATGCCTTAAGATCCAAGAATTGGATAGTAATTTCGATGAGAATATGTTGATTTCATTTGATTTGGCACGTCGTAATTTGGATTGATGGAATTGGTTCGAATTGATAGGCCATGTCGTACGCCAAGTTAGCAGGCCTTCAGCCAATCTACGGGCTCTGTAAGTATCACCACAACCGCATCTCTATCTGTTGTAACTGTCACATTTGTTCTTTCACTCATTGAAGTGATCATGTGCTGTGGTTCTGAAGGCCAATGCTTCGTGCAGATGGAGGCTTCGTCCCGGTACTCGTGTACGCCGTTTTCGGGTCTTCGCGGCAGCTCGCGGTCGGCCCCGTGGCTTTGACCTCTCTCCTGGTGTCCAATGTTCTCAGCCCCATCGTCGACTCTTCCGACGAGCTGTACACGGAGCTAGCAATTCTGCTGGCTCTCATGGTTGGCATATTGGAATGCCTAATGGGCTTGTTCCGGTAATCGAACTTCTCCTCTTTGCCCTAACTTGAGTAGTTTCATCTGCTCTTCCAAATGCAGGGATCAAGCGAATCTGTTAGAACATTGGCAATTTATAAAAACTTGTTGGCATTAGCACATTGCCATTGTTAATTACGTCTTATTCCTCTTTGTTCATATTGCTCTGGCTTCTTCAGTGTTCTTAAAGTAGTATCTGTTCCATGCTACTATGAGACCACGTTAACTTTGATTGAccaatgtttgtaatttgctacaGGCTTGGGTGGATTATTCGTTTTGTTAGTCACTCTGTGATATCAGGCTTCACCACTGCTTCGGCCATTGTAATTGCATTATCTCAGTCCAAATACTTCCTGGGATACAGCATAGTTCGCAGCAGCAAAATAATACCACTAGTCAAGAGCATAATTGCTGGAGCTGATGATGTGAGGTTCTCATGTTGTTATTGTTTGCTTTCTCTTCTGGTATTTCACTTGTTTTATTGCTTTGTGTTCTCATTTTATGTTGGTTGTTTTTGAGAACTAGGACCAACTTGCCAAACCTCTGTGCTGATCGTCTATGCAGCAAAGCTGTTGGCATTGTTGATGGTCCATATTTGACCAATAAAGATTAAACTAGAAAAGATAATCCATGTTTCTTATTCCACTTATTCCAGTGaagctgttctctctctctctctctctctctctctatatatatatatatatatatataaacatatcatTGAAGGCCTTGTTTAATCATATATTACTTTCGCTCCTTGGTCTTGTTTTATCTTCTTAATTTTCTTTCACCTATAAAATCCAATAAATAGATCACCAGACATTATAGTAGTGATGCAAATGAGAAACAATTATGTGCCACACTAGTTCACAAATCTTGATATGTATATTTGGCCAAGCATGATTTAAAACTGATTGTGTTAACTAACACTGATTGTCTCTTGACTATCTTAACTGCAAGAACTAAATTCACTAGATAACCAATGATAACTCTGATGATAATTTAACTGAATCATCCACACAACTTCCTGAACCTAAGCCTCTAGTTGTTCAATGATGTTAACTCCTCAAATTTCACCTTCAACACAACACTTAATAATTTAACTTGACATGAATAGATCCCTTGGGATCCATGTTACTTCTGCATGCATTTGTTGTTATTCATGTTTATTTGTTCATCTAtagtgtttctttttcttttgttcatcACAAAATTGGACCTAAAGCgcttttgaaatattaaaataaaggCAATGATCACTTGATATATAGTCCTGTGTTTTGGATTGATAAGGTGAAAAATGGCTTGTGCATAATGAACAAATAACTAAATTTTATAGGtaagtttctttttctttgaatttGAGCACTTCTTTAAATGTGAAGGATTGTACTTGTGGTCAGTGTTTTTTGTTCAGTTGGCTGTTAGAAGGTATGCAATTATTTGCAGTGAGCATACTAGGAATTGCCAATTTTGAACCCTATGTTTCTTGGTTGTACTTTATTAGCTCATGAAAACATGACATGATGGCATGGCTATCCAAGTTCCTTGTTTTGTTTGGTAGTGTCTACAAGAAGAAGGTAGTGACTCTGTTTGGGACATTGACATTATCCTTAGGCATAAACTTGGAAGAGGAAGCTCTAAGTTGAGTTATAACTAAGAATAAAGGGCGAACCTGATATCCAAGATTCCCATCAAAACGGGGTCTAAAGAGGGTTAATGTACATAGCCTTACCTCTATACTATTAATAGAGACATTGTTTCCGAGATCTGAACTCTAATCTCCATGTACACAAAGGTGCAACATTATCATTGTACCAAAGTCTGCTCTCAGTCATGATCAAGAGTAAgaactattaaaaaatatatgcatGATTTCTCATGCAACAAGTGTAGCTTCATTAGAGGTAGTAAATAATCATCTTCTTTTATAATGAAATCTCCTTCAGTCCCATCTATAGGCAGCAGGAAAATATCAGAATTTTGGTTGTAAAATGCTGCACAAAGTCCAATTTTAGTAAGCATTCTTCTATCTGGGTAAGAAATATTTCCAGTCATAAATTATTTCTTTCTAAAGATATTTTTCTCTTAAATTTTAATGAATATTGCAGGAATATTTTTGTCACATCATACTGAAGTTTTGACTTCTTTGTTAATAGTCATTGATTGCTTGTTTCCGATGCTatatgcttctcttttgagatgcatATGGTTGTTTTAAGCATTTTTGAGTGGGGTTTCTTGAAGCCTTTATATTTTATTCCCCTTACatgaaaatattctttttttcaTCAGTTCTCATGGCCCCCCTTTGTGATGGGATCTATTTTTCTCACTGTTCTTCTTACAATGAAGCACCTGGTAGGACATTTTCGCCACCTATTAATGAATTTTAGTCCCATCATATGCGTCTTAAAGATATTATGTTCAGTAACATTCTACTATTATTTTGCTTAATATGGTACAGGGAAAATCAAATAAGAATTTAAGGGGTGTCAGAGCAGCTGGACCCCTTACAGCAGTTGTTCTTGGCACAATTTTTGTCAAAATATTTCATCCATCTTCAATTTCAGTGGTGAGTTATGCTCAATTAAAGCATTATTCTGAATTTTAAGCTTGCATTTGTAAAAGTATATCTGTATTTTTCGTGAATCTATTAAGGTCATATTCAGACAACATTGTGGCATTTGTGTGATGATCTGTTCCTTGCAATTGTACCCCACAAATCTAAACAATGAGGTGGAATACAGGTGAATATAATCATTGTCAAAAGCAAGGGCTGTCAAAGTGCCTGCTTAATTGACATCAGGTCCCGCCACTAGCCTTGATATGAATGGAAAAATAAGAATAGTATTTGACAAAACATTGCATTGTACCAGGACAAATAAAGAGCTGAAGAAATTGATAACTAAATAAGAAGTCAATTAGATAAATTTGAGGTGGAAAAGTACTTATAAATTAAATGAAATCTTGATTTATTCCTTCATGCATATGTTTGCAGCTTCTCTTCAGAAGCTTTATAAATGGGTAAATATACATGCTACATACAAGCTTTAAGATAATGCTGCAGAGTCATTTTTTGGCGATTTGAGAGGTTGAGGTGCCTAGGCAGACAACCACGTACACACTTTTGAGCTAATAGAGCAAAATTCTGTTGAAATGATTGTAGACTTTTTCCCTTGTTAACTTTTATTTGACACTGTGCATCGCAGTTGAcaataatttgaaaatttttctaGCTCATATCAGTTGAAATTCTTTTGATTAGCTTGTGAGATACACTGATATTCAATGAGATCAAATCACTCTTAGAACTGAGTTATTAATACATATTGTACATCACTATGAGTTATGTGAATGATATAATGCAAAGTTATTTAATATGTTTGATGTTAAACCATGTAATGAGATCTGAATAGTTATTTTTATTTAGGTAGGTGAAATACCTCAAGGCCTTCCAAAGTTCTCCATCCCTAGAGGATTTGAGCATGTGAAATCTCTAATTTCAACAGCATTTCTCATTACTGGTGTGGCCATTTTGGTAAAAACTCTGCAATGATTAATTCTTGTTCATCTTGGCAACAATATATTTTGTGTAATGCCAACATCATTATTTTACTTCACATTAATATCAGGAATCTGTGGGTATTGCCAAAGCTTTGGCTGCAAAAAATGGATATGAATTGGACTCGAATCAAGAGGTAATAGTTggaaaattttacaatgcagtatTGTctacttttttaaaaaaattactggTTGACTTTCACAATATTGTATCTTCTGATAATCTCACTTATTCATATATGTTATAATTGTTAGTATTTCACATTGCTATCATTCATTACCCTGAATCGGGGTCATGATCTATATAAGAAACAGTGTTTGGGTTTTAACTGAAGTGGATAGCATGTATTGCGATTGCAATGCAAATGATTCAGTTTAAGATGCAAATTGCATTCTGGCTGTAAGTCCACCACTTATGTGGTTGAATATGGATAATAATGGTTCAGAAGCTCTAGGGCTATGGGTGCAGTATATGCGATTGCAATAGTGGTTCAGAAGCTCTGGGGCTCCATCTGAAAAATGTCTTTAACTGTGTGTCATCAGCCTCATGGTTGGGAACTGCTCATTCCAAAATTAGTTGACTGGTCTAGAGTGATGTAGACAATCTGACACCATATTGTTATTATTTTAACTTTTGGAGCCACCACTTAGAATTGTATtggcagaattttttttttctgattcatTGCTGTTGCTTTTGTGGCACATTTGAAGTTGAACTTCAAATCCAAACCTTGTCGTAAGTACTATTTGCATGCTTAAAATCAAGTTGGTCATGCTGTTGGCAAATTTATTGTCCAACAACTCAAATTCACACTCATCAACTATGTGGATGCAAAATTTGTATGCTTGAATTTTTCTTGCATATAAAAATCTCAAGCTTATTTTTTTACAGTTATTTGGTCTTGGTGTGGCGAATATTTGTGGTTCATTCTTCTCATCATATCCTTCAACTGGTAAGATATATTGTTTGTCTAGAAACAAATTCCCAGAACTGAAGTTCTCCCATTCTGTATGTACAATATACATGAAAAACTCAACGTTGACTTGTTTCTATTGGTTGACATTTTAGCAAATTTATGCAGGTTCTTTTTCAAGGTCAGCTGTAAATAATGAGAGTGGAGCTCGAACTGGGCTATCTGGAATTATAATGGGAATTATAATGGCATGTGCTCTTTTGTTTCTGACACCACTTTTCACTGAAATACCTCAGGTATGTCTGTAGCCTTAGATCTACATCGCATGTTATAGTGTCATTACAGGtgattttgatttgaatattttatttctGTTTGGCTCTAACGAAATGTTTACCATGAAAAACCACTTCTGACTAATAGGATACAACAACCCTGCAAAAGGGGGTGATCCTAGAATAAGTCTGATTTCTAGCCTTGGCTGAAAATCAAATATTTATGTCCGAGATATGAAATATCTCTGCTAGACTAACAGAACCTTTTCAATTATTtaaagtttgaatcaaatatgcttTCTCTATTTGCTTATAttctttattgttattgttatggaGTCAAATATTATGTGAGAGACCTTCTTTTTTCTATCTGTCATTCAGAACTGATTGCATTTATGGCAACACAGTTTTTTATCATATATTGTATCAAATCTTTAAGGACAAGGATGATTGCATCTCTGACCTGTCTAGTTATGGTTGTATTAAAATTTCCATTTATTCTTCTAGCGCAAGTTCCATCTGAATGGATGATGTCCTGATCAATTAGTGACAACAGTGTCTCACTTAATCAGATGACTATTTCTGTGTTTCTTTCATTATTTGAACAATTGGCAATTTTTTAGAACTATGATGTTAAATAAATTTATGGGATGTCTGTGGCATATAAATTATAATTGCTTCTTGTAGTTGTTAGATATGTATTTGTCATCACTGAATTTCCCTGCTTACCTTCGTTTTTGTTGCACCCATTTCAGTGTGCTCTGGCTGCCATCGTGATATCTGCTGTCATGGGCTTGGTAAGAATAGTCAATGCTTGTATGTGTTCTTTAACTTCTTTTTCTTCACTCTTGGGCCTGCTTATCATTGTTACTTATTTGAAGGAACCAATTCCGTATAAATTGCTGAATGACTGGAACTGATGCCACTAGTGGCTGTTGGATATAACGCCTCATTCAATAACTTGCTGTTATCTTGCACCTATTTCTACTACTACATTGTTCATTTGGACAGCTTCATATTCCATTATTTACCAACATTTAAGATATTGGATGCAAGAGTGACACACCTCCAGAGGGAAATATTTTCAGAAAAACTATTGTTCACCAGCATCACTTCTTGGGAATAAGAacctttttttattcttctacaATCCAATACTTCTATTTGTCAGTGTACAACCTTATGTAGCTTCTTGCAAAAAGAACCGGACCCTTACCATTACAATAATTTCTGTTGCATTAAATTTCAAGGTAGCAATTGGTTGGTATATACTTTGGGCTGCTGAAAGCAGGGGCATAATGTCTCTGGAATTGCAGCAACTAAAAATCATCTTCTCTTTCTGAGTGCCTCTCTTGTTTCCTTCTCTACTCTGAAAAACTTACCAAAAATTAGATGCTTCCATGTTTCAACCAGCTATTGAATGTTGATGGAGTCCATGTATGGAGTCCATTTCATGTTTTTATCCAGAGCATAAGCGTCAATGCAGATGAAAATTGATTTTGGTGCTACTTCATAACCTGTTGATACCCCCTTTTCCCCCTTTATTAATAATCCCCTTCTCTGCTTTGGCTGGTATTTATAAGACCTGGTACtgcctctctatatatatatcaatatcaaCAATGTTTTACTATAAAAACACAACTAAGTGGATTCTCAGACGTGATTGTTTATGCCTTCATATGGCATTGTTGTAGATGTATCTTGGAATTGTGATCTTCTAGATATATTAGCAACGAGTTAGTGAAGGAAACATAAATCTTATCAGTCTATCTCTACACCAAAGCATGCATCATGCAGAAGTTTTAAACTGTTTCTGACTTTAGTTTGAATACTTTTTTAGGTGGATTATGAAGAAGCTATTTTCTTGTGGTGTCTAGATAAGAAGGATTTCCTTCTATGGACCATTACTTTCATTACAACATTATTCTTTGGCATTGAGATAGGTGTTCTTATTGGGGTAAGTTCTAATACTTCTGCTTTCAATGCTTATATCCAGCCATATACAATTTATTAACCACTCTTTTAGATGCTACACACATCTATTTACTTTTGTATGTTATAAATTCTGATAGGATTCTTATATGTGAGACCAGTGCATGGGGCTTATTCTAATATGTTGATGAGTATTGGATCTAATGTAATGGTCACTTGTCCAATATAAATTTCAGCTCTCCCCTGTGCTGACAAAAATGTGGAAGAAATAATATAAGGAAGCACTTCCAGTTCTTATTAAAGAACTAGTTCCTAGTTGAATGTCTGGTACTGCTACATTTCTCACTTCATTTTCTGTTTGTAAAAACTTCAAATATTTAGTCAGTTCACCCTGATTACATTAGACAATAATGCAGTCCTTCACCAGTTCATGTAATCAGCATTCACTAAAATCATGAAATCAAAGGAAAGGAAAGTTTGTCAAAATTCATTGTCACAACATACATGTAATATTGTCTTGCATTAATTGGTCTAAAGCAAGAAGCATGCCAGTCCTGCTATTTTGTGATAAGAATGATTTATCTATCACTCCTGACCTCTAGAATGAGGCTGTCCTAAGACCAAACATACCAAGTTCTTATCATTTCTCTTATGAATATGCTTCTGAGGGCTTAAATGTACTATCGCCATATCAGTACATTCtgcattaaaatttttagataGTTTCACTATGGGACATCTTTTTTTTGCAGGTCGGCGTCTCACTTGCATTTGTCATCCATGAATCAGCAAATCCTCACATAGGTGAGTTTTATCTTTGAGTTTGTTAGCTATGCTCATGTGCTAAGATCATTCTGGACTTAGTTGTGATTGCAATTTCCTGTGTGTTCTTCTACTTAAACCAGCTTTATCCAAAGGAATAGTTGTCTGGTAGTGAATGGAAAAAGAATCTCATGTTTCTCAAGTTGCAGATCAAGAATTAAGCAGTTATTATGCAAATAGTTTAGCATCTATAGATGTTTCAAATATTATCTGCAGCATATAGCAATAACTTCTCATGCATGTTTGTTCAATTTAGATGTTAACAATaaacttatttttaaaaatttcatattgTTTTTTAGCTGGCCCCAAAAGATCCATGGTTAGGCATTCTTTGGAATTT of the Musa acuminata AAA Group cultivar baxijiao chromosome BXJ3-2, Cavendish_Baxijiao_AAA, whole genome shotgun sequence genome contains:
- the LOC103975401 gene encoding sulfate transporter 4.1, chloroplastic gives rise to the protein METHSSSASGGGVARVASSSSLGGGGGRAVKVIPLQNPAPPSPYLQSAALASRWAEKVRGMSALAWLELLLPCSRWIRTYRWRESLQADLMAGITVGVMLVPQAMSYAKLAGLQPIYGLYGGFVPVLVYAVFGSSRQLAVGPVALTSLLVSNVLSPIVDSSDELYTELAILLALMVGILECLMGLFRLGWIIRFVSHSVISGFTTASAIVIALSQSKYFLGYSIVRSSKIIPLVKSIIAGADDFSWPPFVMGSIFLTVLLTMKHLGKSNKNLRGVRAAGPLTAVVLGTIFVKIFHPSSISVVGEIPQGLPKFSIPRGFEHVKSLISTAFLITGVAILESVGIAKALAAKNGYELDSNQELFGLGVANICGSFFSSYPSTGSFSRSAVNNESGARTGLSGIIMGIIMACALLFLTPLFTEIPQCALAAIVISAVMGLVDYEEAIFLWCLDKKDFLLWTITFITTLFFGIEIGVLIGVGVSLAFVIHESANPHIAVLGRLPGTTVYRNILQYPEAYTYNGIVIIRIDSPIYFANISYIKDRLREYELDLDGSAKRGPDVGRIYFVIIEMSPVTYIDSSAVQALKDLNQEYRSRGIQIAIANPNREVHLLLSRSNLIEMIGKEYFFVRVHDALQVCLQHVQSLNPSSPKVSSGHTPPRTRSFLQSIWKQGSDGSTPEAEPLLPRNEV